From the genome of bacterium, one region includes:
- a CDS encoding polysaccharide biosynthesis/export family protein, with amino-acid sequence MKKSKLMLEVIISLILLLNVSGLAFSQEVPPSYRLGSGDVVRITVLGYSVLNDTVTVDENGYFPFQLIGKVKADGLTAAELEDKLAKELSVYLEEPKVTAAIISAGQLMREFKEKKEEVPLKMPPPAEEIFEKKVSAAYLLGVGDTLKIEVAGHPSMSEIVDIDSEGMISFELAEKEIEAAGLTADELASELSSNLERYIQRPRINVLVSPRLIAGGDLLDISISGYPKIGGRTQVGFDGHLSFPLLEPIKGEGMNRQELSELLADKLRPELGGVEVRIDYIPYLLETGDVLSISVWDHPDLDDRVVIDLVGNISYPYLGELQAAGLTKRELAEHIAGELTRYIENPRVNVSRVDQKLNSEDVLQIAVWGYPDYSRQVTVSPTGYISFPPLGEVKAQGLTRHELATKLSQKLGQYVPDPKVNIKVVDYKDKKGGQPAPYLIDVGDIVRVVLWKPEGSEEHSQEVDPSGNLSFPLIGEVKGKGLSELQLAERLKERWAKYLIDPKVTVEVVEYKSRFVYIFGEVRTPGKFPVKGNIITLREALIAAGLPIQGIASMRNVRVIRPAYSQANIRLADTVKLLREGELRENFELHPGDMVYVPPTFLTKVSRFLYLILSPLSPAAQIMGVFNVGQ; translated from the coding sequence ATGAAGAAAAGCAAGCTGATGTTAGAAGTAATTATTTCATTAATCCTACTCCTAAATGTCTCAGGATTAGCCTTTAGTCAGGAGGTGCCTCCTTCCTACAGACTTGGTTCAGGAGATGTAGTCCGGATAACAGTTTTAGGCTATTCGGTTTTAAATGACACCGTTACGGTAGATGAGAATGGTTACTTTCCCTTTCAATTGATAGGAAAAGTAAAAGCGGACGGATTAACGGCCGCGGAGTTAGAAGATAAACTGGCTAAAGAATTATCCGTCTATCTGGAAGAGCCAAAGGTAACGGCGGCTATTATTTCCGCCGGTCAATTGATGAGAGAATTCAAGGAGAAAAAAGAAGAAGTCCCTCTTAAAATGCCCCCGCCGGCCGAAGAAATTTTTGAAAAAAAGGTATCGGCTGCTTACCTGCTTGGAGTAGGCGATACCCTTAAAATTGAGGTGGCCGGTCATCCCTCTATGAGTGAAATAGTGGATATTGATTCTGAGGGTATGATCTCATTTGAATTAGCCGAAAAAGAAATAGAGGCGGCCGGCCTGACCGCGGATGAGTTGGCTTCTGAGTTATCTTCCAACCTGGAACGATACATCCAACGCCCTCGAATAAATGTATTGGTCTCACCCCGGTTAATTGCCGGTGGAGATTTACTTGATATCTCAATATCGGGTTATCCGAAGATAGGTGGAAGGACCCAGGTCGGATTTGATGGCCACCTATCCTTTCCCCTTTTAGAACCCATTAAGGGTGAAGGGATGAACCGGCAAGAATTATCCGAGCTCCTGGCCGACAAGCTTAGGCCTGAGCTGGGAGGTGTTGAGGTTAGAATAGATTACATCCCTTATCTCTTAGAAACAGGCGATGTGTTGTCCATATCTGTCTGGGATCATCCTGATTTAGATGACCGGGTAGTAATTGATCTGGTGGGTAATATTTCCTATCCTTATTTAGGAGAGCTGCAAGCGGCGGGTTTGACTAAACGGGAATTGGCTGAACACATCGCCGGAGAGCTGACCCGTTATATTGAAAATCCGAGGGTGAATGTAAGCAGAGTTGATCAAAAGTTGAATTCAGAAGATGTGCTTCAAATAGCGGTCTGGGGTTATCCGGACTATTCCCGCCAAGTGACGGTCAGTCCCACCGGTTATATTTCTTTCCCCCCTCTGGGAGAAGTGAAAGCACAGGGTTTAACCAGGCATGAATTGGCCACGAAATTATCCCAAAAATTAGGTCAATATGTGCCTGACCCGAAAGTAAACATCAAGGTGGTTGACTACAAAGATAAAAAAGGCGGACAACCTGCGCCTTATTTGATTGATGTAGGAGATATAGTTAGGGTGGTTCTCTGGAAACCGGAGGGGAGTGAAGAGCATAGCCAGGAGGTTGACCCATCGGGGAATCTTTCTTTCCCTCTCATTGGAGAAGTCAAGGGCAAGGGTCTTTCCGAACTGCAATTGGCTGAAAGGTTAAAGGAACGATGGGCAAAGTATCTCATTGATCCTAAGGTAACGGTAGAGGTGGTAGAATATAAGAGCAGGTTTGTTTATATCTTTGGGGAGGTGCGGACGCCGGGTAAGTTTCCGGTGAAAGGAAATATTATTACCTTAAGAGAAGCCCTTATTGCGGCCGGATTACCCATTCAAGGTATAGCTTCGATGAGAAATGTTCGGGTGATCAGGCCGGCTTATTCCCAAGCTAATATAAGATTAGCGGATACAGTGAAACTTCTTCGAGAAGGAGAATTAAGAGAGAATTTTGAACTGCATCCCGGTGATATGGTTTATGTCCCCCCCACGTTCCTGACCAAGGTAAGCCGTTTTCTGTATCTGATCCTTTCACCTTTATCGCCGGCGGCTCAGATTATGGGTGTCTTTAATGTAGGCCAGTAG
- a CDS encoding XrtA system polysaccharide chain length determinant, with product MAEDKRQQLTVWDYGQIIFRRKWFFIIPTVIVFLTAVIGTRFLPKIYRSSTTILVQETGLVNPNLLGDMAVSSTVDSRLVLLETEIKSSKRLKQLIHQIEADQTLTSPDQMNSLINHLRRNISVEMDYHKVTGLTIIIAYEGPEPYTVQEVVKGITDIFMEENLLLQKEESTTTIDFIKEQLENYKQRLEEAEKALQKFQEENLLELPVGTSKEGGAGKESTQIIVSPDLDKLTSTQSSLMEVNLQIQMLEKQKAMLRRQLSGEEKVILDAVTKEVNPVAAKLQERLIGLQAELADARTQFTEEHPEVLRLKMTIERIKDQLAQEEKTIRSGEVTKVNPIYQELERKYREVELAIDSFRTRQGELSGLVARYKERVKDVPKRELEYSRLIRNQATNQKIYNMFFDKLQAADISWDLEGTKRERKFIILEEPQLPTSPIKPKKEAIALLGLFIGMGLGLGCVFLTEYTDHSFRSVEDAQVFLGLPALGSTALIITETEEARQQLYSRIIWAVLGVILVAVLAAGSIQYYREHIRNQETPMSAIIQKGGKVWGR from the coding sequence ATGGCTGAAGATAAAAGGCAACAACTAACTGTTTGGGATTACGGACAAATTATCTTCCGGCGGAAATGGTTTTTCATTATTCCCACCGTGATTGTCTTTCTCACGGCGGTTATTGGGACTCGATTTTTACCCAAAATTTATCGGTCATCAACGACCATCCTGGTTCAAGAGACCGGGTTGGTTAACCCCAACCTGCTTGGAGATATGGCCGTAAGCAGCACGGTAGACAGTCGACTCGTTTTACTGGAGACGGAAATCAAAAGTTCAAAGAGATTAAAACAGTTGATCCATCAAATAGAGGCGGATCAGACTCTTACTTCTCCCGACCAGATGAATAGTTTGATTAATCATCTTCGCCGTAACATCTCGGTTGAAATGGACTATCATAAGGTGACCGGTCTCACCATTATCATTGCTTATGAAGGCCCAGAGCCTTACACCGTTCAGGAGGTGGTTAAGGGTATCACTGATATCTTCATGGAGGAAAACCTGCTGCTGCAAAAAGAAGAATCCACTACCACTATTGATTTTATTAAAGAACAGTTGGAAAATTATAAACAAAGATTGGAGGAAGCAGAAAAGGCCCTCCAAAAATTTCAGGAGGAAAATCTATTAGAACTTCCGGTGGGAACTTCCAAAGAGGGCGGTGCAGGCAAGGAATCTACCCAAATAATAGTGTCTCCGGATTTGGACAAGTTAACCTCTACTCAGAGCAGTTTAATGGAGGTCAATCTCCAAATTCAGATGCTGGAAAAGCAAAAGGCTATGTTGCGTCGGCAGCTTTCAGGAGAAGAAAAGGTCATCCTTGACGCCGTAACTAAAGAAGTAAATCCGGTAGCCGCTAAATTGCAGGAGAGATTGATCGGTCTTCAGGCGGAACTGGCCGATGCCAGGACCCAATTTACCGAGGAGCATCCGGAAGTGCTTAGATTGAAAATGACCATTGAGCGAATAAAAGACCAGTTGGCCCAGGAAGAAAAGACCATCAGAAGCGGTGAGGTAACCAAGGTAAATCCTATTTATCAAGAGCTGGAAAGGAAATATCGAGAGGTAGAATTAGCCATAGATTCTTTTAGGACAAGACAAGGGGAGCTTTCTGGGTTGGTGGCCAGGTATAAAGAGAGGGTGAAGGACGTTCCCAAGCGGGAGTTGGAGTATAGCCGGCTTATCCGGAATCAAGCGACTAACCAAAAGATATATAATATGTTTTTTGATAAACTGCAAGCGGCTGATATCTCCTGGGATCTGGAAGGCACCAAGAGGGAAAGAAAGTTTATTATTCTGGAGGAACCCCAACTGCCGACCTCGCCTATAAAACCCAAAAAAGAGGCCATTGCCCTCTTGGGACTTTTTATAGGCATGGGACTTGGTTTGGGCTGTGTCTTCCTGACCGAATATACTGACCATTCCTTCAGGTCGGTGGAAGATGCCCAAGTTTTTCTTGGCTTGCCTGCCCTTGGCTCTACCGCTCTAATTATAACTGAGACGGAGGAAGCCAGACAACAATTATACTCCCGTATAATATGGGCGGTGTTAGGCGTTATCCTGGTGGCCGTGTTAGCCGCCGGTTCTATTCAATATTATCGGGAACACATCCGTAACCAGGAAACCCCAATGTCAGCAATAATTCAAAAGGGGGGTAAAGTATGGGGAAGATAA